In Halobacteria archaeon AArc-dxtr1, the sequence GAGTACGCAGTGCTCTCACAGGCGCGGTGGCTCTTCGAAGACGAGTTCGGCGCCTCGGTCACGATTCACCGAGAATCCAAGCGATCGACCGAAACCGACGCCAGGCCGGGAAAACCTGCGATCGAAATCGCGTAGCCCGCTCCAGGCGTCGATTTCGGGCGGATGACTTCGTGTGGGTTGTGTCCGCACCATACATGAACAGTTTTATTTCACCGGACTTGATACCTCCCGATAAGATGGTCGAGGGCGGAGATAGCATCGATACGCGCATCCAGACATCGCCGAGTTGGGCAGTCGTGGAAGCAGTAGCGGATGCCGAAGGAATTTCAGCCGACGAACTCGAACCACCCGAGTACGAGGCGTTACACGACGTTATCGATCCGGACGCACTGAACGCGCTCTTTTCACCGCGGGGACAGACTGCCGACCGTGATGGGGGCACTGTTATCTTTAACTACTGTAACTACGAGGTCATCGTCGAGAGTGACGGCTCCGTTCGGCTCGAGTAAGTACTTCGTCACGGTGCAGTAGTGCGAAGAACAAGACACATAGCGCCCCCGTTCTAACGCACACCGATGGCAACTGCGACTGCGAGACGGCAGATCCGGGACCGGCCACTCGGTGTGACGGTAGTTTTGAGCATCATCGGCTATGCGCTGGTCATCGGAACGTTCCTCCTCGACCTTCCGATCTACCCCGACCTGACGAACGCGCAGGTAAACCTGCTGACCCACGCCGTTGCGGTGACCAACCTGGTGACGACGGTACTGCTGGTACTTGGCTGGTACTGGATCCGGCGCAACGAGGTTGCCAAACACCGGGCCGCGATGATCGGTGCGTTCGTGACGATCATCCTGTTTCTGGTGTTGTACCTCACGCGGGTCGGCGGTGGTGACGGCGAGAAGCTGTTCGTCGGGCCCGATCTGTACTACTACGCATACCTGATCATGCTCGCGATCCACATCATCCTCTCGATCGTGGCCGTTCCGGTCGTCCTCTACGCGTTGCTTCTCGGGCTGACCCACACCCCGGCGGAACTGAAACACACTGCCCACGCTCGAGTGGGTCGGATTGCCGCCGGATCGTGGATCCTCAGTCTCGTCCTCGGCATCGTCACCTATCTGATGCTCAACCACATCTTCAGTTACGAGTTCGGACTGGTCGTTCCGCTCGTGTAAGTAGCCAGTACTGGGAATCTTCTCAGTCTCGAATTGCCGAATGAGACAGGATTCGGCCTAAGCCAGTAACTTATCCCAATCGAGGGCCTCAAGATGGATATGAGTGAACGGGCCGACCCCTCTGAAATGGCGTTCGAGGAGAATACGGATGACACCGAGGCCCTACAGTACTATCGCACCCTCGTTAGTACGATCGACGATGGGATCTATCGACTCGACGCTGAGGACCGCCTCGTCTCGGTCAACGACGCCATCGTCGAGAGTACCGGGTACATGCGCAACGAGCTGCTCGGCGAGCACGTGTCCGCCCTCTTCGGTGACGACAGTGCGACGATCGAACGCGAGATAGAGCGTCTCCGAGCGACCGCCGCCGATCAAATCGAGCCCCTCGATCTTACTATAGAAACCGCCGAACGAGGACCGATTCCGTGTAAAGTGCGGATGAATGTGCTCGACGTGGGCGAGACCGCGCAGGAAGCAGTCGGCATTGTTCGTGAAACTGGCGACCGCGAACAGCCGGAGTCGGAAGCGACCGAAGCGACCTTTCGGCGACTGTTCGAGAACGTGCCCGGCAACTATCTCATCGTCCAGCCCGGAGACTACGAAATCGTGGCCGTGAGCGATGCCTATCTGGACGCGACGATGACCGAGCGGGCGGAGATCCTGGGCAAGACGTTGTTCGAGATCTTTCCGAACAACCCCGACGATCCGGCCGAGGGTGTCGGAAATCTGCGGGAATCCCTCGATACCGTAGCGAAGACCGGTGAAGCGGACACCATGCCGGTGACACATTACCCGATTCCCGACCGCGAGTCCGATGACAACGAGTTCGAGGAGCGGTGGTGGAGTCCGATCAATTCACCGGTGTTCGACACGGGTGGCGAACTCGACTACATCGTCCACAGCGTCGAGGACATCACGCCGATCGTCGAGGAACTCTTCGCAGACGGAGAGGAGCAGTTGCTACAGGATTCGAGCACGGCGGAGCCTCAGCTCGCATCGGACGTCGTGTTACGTGGACAGGAGTTACTCCAACAGGCAAAACAAGAAGCATACGAGCAACTACGCGAGAGCGAAGAGCGCTTTCGCGCGTTGGTTACTACCACGTCAGACGCGGTGTTCAGCATGAGTGCAGACTGGAGCGAGATGCGCAGTGTAGAGGGGTCAGATTTCCTCGCAGACACCGACACACAAGGGGCCTCGTGGATTGAACAATACGTTCCGTCCGAAGACCAACTGCGCGTTCAGGAAGCTATTGACGAAGCCACTCGAACGAAAAGCAGCGTCGAGCTGGAACACCGGGTCGTTTGCGAAGACGGCACCGTCGCCTGGATCGTGTTACGTGCGACACCGCTGCTGGATGAAAACGACGAAATCACGCAGTGGCTAGGGACGGCCAACGACGTAACCCAGCGGGTCGAACGAGAGCGCTATCACGAGGACGCAAAAGAGCGCCTGGAGGCGGCGACCGAAGCCGGCGCTGTCGGGACCTGGGAGTGGCATATTCCCGAGGACCGGATGGTCACGGGCGCATCGTTCGCCACGAAGTTCGGGATCGATCCCGACGCGGCCACCGAGGGCGTTTCGCTCGACCAGTTCATCTCGGCGATTCACGACGACGATCGCGAGCGGGTCGAACAACGGGTCGAGGACGCCATCGAATCGGGGGAGGAGTACGAAGAGGAGTACCGCGTCTGGGACGCCGACGACGAACTCCGGTGGGTCGTCGCGCGCGGTCACGTCGAGTACGACGGCGACGGAAATCCCGTCACGTTCCCCGGTGCACTGGCCGATATCACCGAGCGAAAGCAGTTCGAGCAGCGACTCGGGGAATCCAACAAGCGTCTGGAACAGTTCGCCTACGCCGCCTCACACGACTTACAAGAGCCCCTACGGATGGTCTCGAGCTATCTGCAGTTGATTGAGGACCGCTACATGGATGAACTCGACGATGACGGTGCGGAGTTCCTTGAGTTCGCCATCAACGGTGCCGACCGGATGCGAGACATGATCGAGGGGTTACTCGAGTATTCGCGGGTCGAAACGCGTGGAGATCCCTTCGAGCCGGTTGATCTGGACGCCGTTCTCGCGGATGTCCGCACGGACCTTCAGGTGGTGATCGACGAGAACGGCGCCGAGATCACAGCCGAATCGCTGCCTCGCGTCGAGGGAGACCCAGGACAGTTACGCCAGCTATTCCAGAACCTGCTTTCGAACGCAACCGAGTACAGCGGCGACGAGCCGCCACAGGTAGATATTTCGGCTGTGCAGAACGGTTCGGAGGTACGCGTCTCAGTCACCGACAAGGGGATCGGTATCGATCCGGACGACAGAGGGCGGATCTTCGAGATCTTCGAGAGCCTACACGCACAGGACGAGCACTCGGGAACGGGGATCGGGCTCGCGCTCTGTAAGCGCATCGTCGAGCGCCACGGTGGCGACATCTGGGTCGACTCCGAACCGGGTGCAGGTGCAACCTTCTCGTTTACGCTCCCTGCTGCAAGCAGTCAGGAGGCGTGAACGCACTCAACTGGCCAGCTGGGTCGGCTCCAGTCTGAGTTTAGTCCGTCCGCGGGATCGA encodes:
- a CDS encoding DUF420 domain-containing protein, whose product is MATATARRQIRDRPLGVTVVLSIIGYALVIGTFLLDLPIYPDLTNAQVNLLTHAVAVTNLVTTVLLVLGWYWIRRNEVAKHRAAMIGAFVTIILFLVLYLTRVGGGDGEKLFVGPDLYYYAYLIMLAIHIILSIVAVPVVLYALLLGLTHTPAELKHTAHARVGRIAAGSWILSLVLGIVTYLMLNHIFSYEFGLVVPLV
- a CDS encoding PAS domain S-box protein, whose product is MSERADPSEMAFEENTDDTEALQYYRTLVSTIDDGIYRLDAEDRLVSVNDAIVESTGYMRNELLGEHVSALFGDDSATIEREIERLRATAADQIEPLDLTIETAERGPIPCKVRMNVLDVGETAQEAVGIVRETGDREQPESEATEATFRRLFENVPGNYLIVQPGDYEIVAVSDAYLDATMTERAEILGKTLFEIFPNNPDDPAEGVGNLRESLDTVAKTGEADTMPVTHYPIPDRESDDNEFEERWWSPINSPVFDTGGELDYIVHSVEDITPIVEELFADGEEQLLQDSSTAEPQLASDVVLRGQELLQQAKQEAYEQLRESEERFRALVTTTSDAVFSMSADWSEMRSVEGSDFLADTDTQGASWIEQYVPSEDQLRVQEAIDEATRTKSSVELEHRVVCEDGTVAWIVLRATPLLDENDEITQWLGTANDVTQRVERERYHEDAKERLEAATEAGAVGTWEWHIPEDRMVTGASFATKFGIDPDAATEGVSLDQFISAIHDDDRERVEQRVEDAIESGEEYEEEYRVWDADDELRWVVARGHVEYDGDGNPVTFPGALADITERKQFEQRLGESNKRLEQFAYAASHDLQEPLRMVSSYLQLIEDRYMDELDDDGAEFLEFAINGADRMRDMIEGLLEYSRVETRGDPFEPVDLDAVLADVRTDLQVVIDENGAEITAESLPRVEGDPGQLRQLFQNLLSNATEYSGDEPPQVDISAVQNGSEVRVSVTDKGIGIDPDDRGRIFEIFESLHAQDEHSGTGIGLALCKRIVERHGGDIWVDSEPGAGATFSFTLPAASSQEA